The Pseudomonas fluorescens genome includes a window with the following:
- a CDS encoding response regulator transcription factor: MRPDHRAPIRVMLVDCRPLVLRGLHDLINARKPQMEVSGQASTYTHALDLADQLRPNVIFFSFFPDALNPLEVVAGLTRSAQMKVLVLKGLYEAVPVAQAIEAGARGIVLAEDPTESIIQAIVKVHHRDIGMDRAWAGGLSGYAAIGHATPQCNLEQAKQARLTLREKELIRAIVGDPSAKYISIAERLGISEHTVHNHLSNIYQKLDLINRIDLLMYALKHGLTNSEEPPESTWVELD; encoded by the coding sequence ATGAGACCGGATCATAGAGCACCCATCCGCGTGATGTTGGTCGATTGTCGTCCCCTTGTCCTCCGGGGGCTTCATGACTTGATCAACGCCAGAAAGCCGCAGATGGAAGTGAGCGGCCAGGCTTCGACCTATACCCATGCACTGGACCTTGCCGATCAGTTGCGACCCAACGTGATTTTCTTCAGTTTCTTTCCCGATGCACTGAACCCTCTGGAAGTGGTTGCCGGGCTGACCCGCAGCGCGCAGATGAAAGTGCTCGTGCTCAAGGGCTTGTATGAGGCCGTTCCTGTTGCCCAGGCGATAGAGGCGGGCGCACGCGGTATCGTGTTGGCCGAAGACCCGACGGAGTCGATCATCCAGGCCATCGTCAAGGTGCACCATCGCGATATCGGAATGGATAGGGCCTGGGCCGGTGGGCTTTCAGGCTATGCCGCCATCGGCCATGCAACCCCCCAATGCAATCTGGAGCAGGCGAAACAGGCTCGGTTGACGCTGCGCGAGAAGGAGTTGATTCGTGCCATCGTAGGGGACCCGTCTGCCAAATACATCAGCATCGCTGAGCGCCTGGGTATCAGCGAGCACACGGTGCACAATCACCTCAGTAACATCTATCAGAAGCTTGATCTTATCAACCGCATCGACCTGTTGATGTATGCACTCAAGCATGGGCTTACCAACAGTGAAGAGCCGCCGGAGTCCACTTGGGTGGAGTTGGATTGA
- a CDS encoding DUF6124 family protein, with amino-acid sequence MFKATPNPPESDPTSSYSSLDPEKFHEATERALDYYLKPEQAKPKKGRPTPQLFTVVDGIDTESLLANLSENLASANAMISDLAFDLEGSRRHVAMGIQQVIEVSELLANRALDIADPR; translated from the coding sequence ATGTTCAAAGCCACACCCAATCCACCGGAATCAGACCCCACCTCTTCCTACTCAAGCCTCGATCCGGAAAAATTCCACGAAGCCACCGAGCGGGCGCTCGATTATTACTTGAAGCCGGAACAGGCCAAACCCAAGAAAGGCCGGCCAACGCCTCAGCTCTTCACCGTTGTCGATGGCATCGACACTGAAAGCCTGCTCGCCAACCTCAGCGAAAACCTGGCCTCAGCCAACGCCATGATCAGCGACCTGGCATTCGATCTTGAGGGTTCTCGCCGGCATGTTGCGATGGGTATCCAGCAAGTGATTGAAGTGAGTGAGCTGCTGGCGAATCGGGCGCTGGATATCGCCGATCCACGTTAA
- a CDS encoding SDR family NAD(P)-dependent oxidoreductase, which translates to MTDIQHSIPQEVEGKVALVTGAASGIGKAIALLLHARGAKVVAEDINPAVHELARPGLVPLEADITEDGAAERAVGLAVEQFGRLDILVNNAGIIINKRVIDMTRQDWERIQAVNATAAFLHSREAVKAMMPNKAGAIVNIASYASYFAFPTIAAYTASKGALAQLTRTLALEVIEDGIRVNAVGVGDVVTNILNDVVEDGPAFLAQHGEAAPIGRAAQPEEIAEVVAFLASDRASFIVGSVVMADGGMTVTAG; encoded by the coding sequence ATGACCGATATCCAACACAGCATTCCCCAGGAAGTCGAAGGCAAGGTGGCACTGGTCACCGGAGCCGCCAGTGGCATCGGCAAGGCCATCGCGTTGTTGCTGCACGCCCGCGGCGCCAAGGTGGTCGCGGAAGACATCAACCCCGCCGTCCATGAGCTGGCCCGTCCCGGGCTGGTGCCGCTGGAGGCCGACATCACCGAGGATGGCGCTGCCGAGCGCGCCGTCGGCCTGGCCGTCGAGCAGTTCGGCCGGCTGGACATCCTGGTCAACAATGCCGGGATCATCATCAACAAACGGGTAATCGACATGACGCGCCAGGACTGGGAGCGCATCCAGGCGGTCAACGCCACCGCGGCCTTCCTGCATTCACGCGAAGCGGTCAAGGCGATGATGCCGAACAAGGCGGGGGCTATCGTCAACATTGCGTCCTACGCGTCCTATTTTGCCTTCCCGACCATTGCCGCCTATACCGCCTCCAAGGGTGCCCTGGCACAACTGACGCGGACCCTGGCGCTGGAAGTCATTGAGGATGGTATTCGCGTCAATGCGGTCGGCGTTGGCGATGTGGTCACCAACATCCTTAATGACGTGGTCGAGGACGGCCCGGCGTTCCTTGCCCAGCATGGTGAAGCCGCGCCTATTGGCCGAGCCGCACAGCCGGAAGAAATTGCCGAGGTGGTTGCGTTCCTTGCGTCGGACCGTGCCAGCTTTATCGTCGGTTCGGTGGTCATGGCGGATGGTGGCATGACGGTCACTGCTGGCTGA
- a CDS encoding DUF5801 repeats-in-toxin domain-containing protein, protein MTIREQDSALLSDPASPFTATASTDLGVVATGVDVTLDETANLQNGTATPSPATDADDNDILVASLPTAFASRLTALGTGTATGAALSGYTGAVGDTGSDAFTVNAAPGASITNISFVGSTGAPLDGVDSGLDTLNGTSILLYTDTNDNIVLGRAGGPAGAIVFAAYIEETATGGKIWTVLYEPLQQPVNTNPDDAVNLLDKVFIGASQDLEFSLANAPSGQNLFLMFTTANPTTTLVDGVLRINEPTIIATGKDPADQSSGANITTGDTINTSQAGGPTTFGTNNQMIVEQEGIRFTFVTGARQDVTIPNLDQTEADLESNIDFTDVFNTKMANFDVVQLQAGKTAVVKISAFSTAAESGVNFINGYAGDTPVAISNVRVTNISTGAVIENSDGSANDAGIVISFASGVATITGVKAGYQIEYTTTSDHNRVLIENGAALDAKGTDHADFDIGGFTLVQASTAKTEIGSKMIFEDDGPSISTTGTEPTLTVDETLLGTNATQNFAANFTSAYGADGAGTLTYALGVVAGASGLTDTATGEEVNLSLNGAVVEGRTASTNLLVFTVSVAANGDVTLDQIRAVVHPDTTNPDDAKSLTSDNLVTLTATKTDKDGDSVQATLNIGQNLVFEDDGPSISTTGTEPTLTVDETLLGTNATQNFAANFTSAYGADGAGTLTYALGVVAGASGLTDTATGEAVNLSLNGTTVEGRTASTNLLVFTVSVATNGDVTLDQMRAVVHPDTTNPDDAKSLTSDNLVTLTATKTDKDGDSVQATLNIGQNLVFEDDGPSISTTGTEPTLTVDETLLGTNATQNFAANFTSAYGADDAGTLTYALGVVAGASGLTDTATGEAVNLSLNGTTVEGRTASTNLLVFTVSVAANGDVTLDQIRALVHPDATNPDDAKSLTDNLVTLIATKTDKDGDSASATLNIGQNLVFEDDGPSVAFGNLIGTGSVLAQYGFWEKSAGADGLGAAGLDIALVNGQFTLVRPDDTTTTGTGTLVEQAPSPDVDGAYHFAGTLTGDFDNNAATADTSVDYTLTAYANGSYALDLVQGFSSTIVRSSADGSLDAGGPDPVRTLLIPETNNPTIPSASEEIVFFSAKALASTTDILTGIGLGAPDPTEAALQTTPLPSYIDPTAMNVSTSGIGVGNNLLQGDNLAAIGAADESFVINPESLVTGMKIFIDNSVAGYNTATEDLYFRIYYEDGTFSNLTEVNTLTPEAGGQVSFEIEREGTAMIDAVQLTMGRGAIKIPVIQFIQETENLASDVQLSFNATLTDKDGDTATSAFDANLFANNAADALFDYTLVGTGGERDAFNVDLTFTENQYQVTGFDVSQNLRDTLVLNGDQSAVVQSIDNAGADSIVTVAESGGQITTITLVGVDLQSGDVVFGNA, encoded by the coding sequence ATGACTATTCGCGAGCAAGACTCAGCACTGCTGAGCGATCCGGCCTCGCCATTCACTGCAACCGCCAGCACCGATCTGGGGGTCGTGGCAACCGGCGTCGACGTAACGCTGGATGAAACCGCCAATTTGCAGAACGGCACCGCCACGCCGAGCCCTGCAACAGACGCGGATGATAACGACATTCTGGTCGCCTCCCTCCCCACGGCCTTCGCCAGTCGCCTGACCGCGCTTGGCACAGGGACCGCGACGGGAGCCGCCTTGAGCGGGTATACCGGCGCCGTGGGCGACACCGGCAGCGATGCGTTCACGGTCAACGCCGCGCCTGGAGCAAGCATTACCAATATCAGCTTCGTCGGCAGCACCGGTGCGCCGCTCGACGGGGTGGACAGCGGGCTGGATACACTCAATGGCACCAGCATCCTGCTCTACACGGACACCAACGACAATATCGTCCTCGGCCGGGCCGGCGGCCCAGCCGGCGCAATCGTCTTTGCCGCCTACATTGAAGAAACCGCCACCGGCGGCAAGATCTGGACCGTGCTCTACGAACCGCTCCAGCAACCCGTCAATACCAACCCCGACGATGCCGTCAACCTGCTGGACAAAGTCTTCATCGGCGCGAGCCAGGACCTTGAGTTCAGCCTGGCCAACGCCCCCTCCGGCCAGAACCTTTTCCTGATGTTCACCACGGCGAACCCGACGACGACGCTGGTCGACGGTGTCCTGCGGATCAACGAGCCCACCATCATCGCCACCGGCAAGGACCCGGCCGACCAATCCAGCGGCGCCAATATCACCACGGGCGATACGATCAACACCAGCCAGGCCGGTGGGCCCACGACCTTCGGTACCAATAACCAGATGATCGTGGAACAGGAAGGCATCCGTTTCACCTTTGTCACCGGTGCCAGGCAGGATGTGACCATTCCCAACCTGGACCAGACCGAAGCGGACCTGGAATCCAACATCGACTTTACCGACGTCTTCAATACGAAGATGGCCAACTTCGATGTCGTGCAGTTGCAGGCCGGCAAGACCGCCGTGGTAAAAATCAGCGCGTTCAGCACCGCGGCTGAATCCGGGGTGAATTTCATCAACGGCTATGCCGGTGACACCCCGGTTGCGATCAGCAACGTGCGGGTCACCAACATCAGCACCGGCGCCGTCATCGAGAATTCGGACGGCTCGGCCAATGATGCGGGCATCGTCATCAGCTTCGCTTCCGGCGTTGCCACCATCACCGGCGTCAAGGCCGGCTACCAGATCGAATACACCACCACGTCAGATCACAACCGTGTGCTCATCGAAAACGGCGCGGCCCTCGATGCCAAGGGCACCGACCACGCCGACTTTGACATCGGTGGTTTCACCCTGGTCCAGGCGTCCACTGCGAAGACCGAGATCGGCTCCAAGATGATTTTCGAAGACGACGGACCGAGCATCAGCACCACCGGCACCGAGCCAACCCTGACGGTGGACGAGACGCTACTGGGCACCAACGCTACGCAGAACTTCGCCGCCAACTTCACCTCCGCCTACGGCGCCGACGGTGCCGGTACGCTGACTTATGCGCTGGGCGTGGTTGCGGGTGCTTCCGGGCTCACCGACACGGCCACGGGCGAGGAGGTCAACCTCTCGCTCAACGGCGCGGTTGTGGAGGGACGCACGGCCAGCACCAACCTGTTGGTGTTCACCGTCAGCGTGGCCGCCAATGGTGATGTCACGCTCGACCAGATCCGGGCCGTGGTGCACCCCGACACCACCAATCCCGATGACGCCAAGAGCCTGACCTCGGACAACCTGGTGACGCTGACCGCGACCAAAACCGACAAGGACGGTGACAGCGTCCAGGCGACGCTCAACATCGGCCAGAACCTGGTGTTCGAAGATGACGGGCCGAGCATTAGCACCACCGGCACCGAACCAACGCTGACGGTAGATGAGACACTACTGGGCACCAACGCCACACAGAACTTCGCCGCCAACTTCACCTCCGCCTACGGCGCCGACGGTGCCGGTACGTTGACCTATGCACTGGGCGTGGTGGCCGGCGCTTCCGGGCTGACCGACACGGCCACGGGTGAAGCGGTCAATCTGTCGCTCAACGGAACAACGGTAGAAGGCCGCACGGCCAGCACCAACCTGTTGGTGTTCACCGTCAGCGTGGCCACTAATGGCGATGTCACGCTCGACCAGATGCGGGCCGTGGTGCACCCCGACACCACCAATCCCGATGACGCCAAGAGCCTGACCTCGGACAACCTGGTGACGCTGACCGCGACCAAAACCGACAAGGACGGTGACAGCGTCCAGGCGACGCTCAACATCGGCCAGAACCTGGTGTTCGAAGATGACGGGCCGAGCATCAGCACCACCGGCACCGAGCCAACGCTGACGGTGGACGAAACGCTACTGGGCACCAACGCCACGCAGAACTTCGCCGCCAACTTCACCTCCGCCTACGGCGCCGACGATGCCGGTACGTTGACCTATGCACTGGGCGTGGTGGCCGGCGCTTCCGGGCTGACCGACACGGCCACGGGTGAAGCGGTCAATCTGTCGCTCAACGGCACAACGGTAGAAGGCCGCACGGCCAGCACCAACCTGCTGGTATTCACGGTCAGCGTGGCCGCCAATGGCGATGTCACGCTCGACCAGATCCGGGCGCTGGTGCATCCCGACGCCACCAATCCCGATGACGCCAAGAGCCTGACGGACAACCTGGTCACGCTGATCGCGACCAAGACCGACAAGGACGGCGACAGCGCCTCAGCGACGCTCAACATCGGACAGAACCTAGTGTTCGAGGACGACGGCCCTTCGGTCGCGTTCGGCAACCTGATCGGCACCGGCAGCGTGCTTGCGCAATACGGATTCTGGGAGAAATCGGCCGGGGCCGACGGGCTGGGAGCCGCTGGCCTGGACATCGCGCTGGTCAATGGCCAGTTCACCCTGGTCAGGCCCGACGACACGACCACGACCGGGACCGGCACGCTCGTCGAGCAAGCACCCTCGCCGGACGTCGATGGCGCGTACCATTTCGCCGGGACGTTGACCGGTGACTTCGACAACAACGCCGCCACCGCCGATACCAGCGTCGACTACACGCTGACCGCCTATGCCAATGGCAGCTATGCATTGGACCTGGTCCAAGGCTTCAGCTCGACCATCGTACGTAGCAGTGCCGACGGCTCGCTCGATGCCGGTGGCCCGGATCCGGTGCGCACCTTGTTGATCCCTGAGACGAACAATCCGACCATTCCTTCGGCATCCGAAGAAATCGTGTTCTTCTCCGCGAAGGCACTGGCCTCCACCACGGATATCCTGACCGGCATCGGGCTCGGAGCCCCCGACCCCACCGAGGCTGCCCTGCAAACCACGCCACTGCCGTCCTACATCGACCCGACGGCCATGAACGTCAGCACCTCCGGCATCGGCGTCGGCAACAACCTGCTGCAAGGGGACAACCTGGCGGCAATCGGCGCGGCCGATGAAAGCTTCGTCATCAACCCGGAGAGCCTGGTAACAGGCATGAAAATCTTCATCGACAACTCCGTGGCCGGCTACAACACCGCGACCGAGGATTTGTACTTCCGGATCTATTACGAAGACGGCACGTTTTCCAACCTCACCGAGGTCAACACCCTGACGCCCGAAGCAGGTGGCCAGGTGTCCTTCGAAATCGAGCGCGAGGGCACGGCGATGATCGATGCCGTCCAGCTCACAATGGGCCGTGGCGCGATCAAGATTCCGGTCATCCAGTTCATCCAGGAAACCGAGAACCTGGCCAGCGATGTGCAACTCTCGTTCAACGCAACGCTGACGGACAAGGACGGCGATACCGCGACCAGTGCGTTCGACGCCAACCTGTTCGCCAACAACGCAGCCGATGCACTCTTCGACTACACACTGGTGGGCACGGGCGGCGAGCGTGATGCCTTCAACGTCGATCTGACATTCACCGAGAACCAGTACCAGGTCACGGGCTTTGATGTAAGCCAAAACCTGCGGGACACGCTGGTGCTCAATGGTGACCAGAGCGCCGTTGTCCAATCGATCGATAACGCCGGCGCGGACAGCATCGTGACGGTCGCCGAGTCTGGCGGGCAAATCACGACCATTACGTTGGTGGGCGTGGACCTGCAGAGCGGCGACGTTGTCTTTGGCAACGCCTGA